One genomic segment of Candidatus Sulfotelmatobacter sp. includes these proteins:
- the rpmI gene encoding 50S ribosomal protein L35: MPKLKTHKGAAKRFKLTGTGKVKRGHAKLRHILTSKDKKTKRKLGKSALVSDGDLAKVKRMIPYQ, from the coding sequence ATGCCGAAATTAAAAACGCACAAAGGCGCTGCCAAGCGCTTCAAGCTAACCGGGACAGGGAAGGTGAAGCGGGGACACGCGAAACTGCGTCACATCCTGACATCGAAAGACAAGAAGACAAAACGGAAATTGGGAAAGTCCGCTCTGGTCAGCGATGGAGATCTCGCCAAGGTCAAGCGGATGATTCCGTACCAGTAG
- a CDS encoding DUF2277 domain-containing protein, giving the protein MCRNIKVLFNFAPPVTDDEVHAAALQFVRKITGFNKPSQANEAIFLAAIEQVAAVSTYLLRSLETTAPPKNREEESAKAKARSALRFGR; this is encoded by the coding sequence ATGTGCAGAAATATCAAAGTCCTCTTCAATTTCGCGCCGCCTGTCACCGATGACGAGGTTCATGCCGCGGCGCTTCAGTTCGTTCGGAAAATCACCGGCTTCAACAAACCCTCCCAGGCCAACGAAGCCATTTTTCTGGCTGCTATCGAGCAAGTGGCCGCGGTTTCGACTTACCTGTTGCGTTCGCTCGAAACCACAGCGCCTCCGAAGAATCGCGAAGAAGAATCCGCCAAAGCAAAAGCGCGCTCCGCACTCCGCTTCGGCAGATAA
- the rplT gene encoding 50S ribosomal protein L20: protein MPRVKRGTKRRAKRKKILDRASGYFLTKSKLYRSAKEAVERGLKFAYSGRKQRKRQYRSLWIVRIGAAAKLNGMSYNQFIHGLKVAGIELDRKILADLAVKDPAGFASLATQAKGALA from the coding sequence ATGCCTCGTGTAAAACGCGGAACCAAACGCCGCGCCAAGCGCAAAAAAATATTAGACCGCGCCAGCGGTTACTTCCTGACTAAGTCGAAGCTTTACCGTTCGGCGAAAGAAGCGGTCGAGCGCGGGCTGAAGTTTGCCTACTCCGGACGCAAGCAGCGCAAGCGGCAGTATCGCTCGCTGTGGATTGTGCGCATCGGCGCCGCCGCCAAGCTGAATGGGATGAGCTACAACCAGTTCATTCACGGCTTGAAGGTTGCCGGAATCGAACTGGACCGCAAGATTCTCGCGGATTTGGCGGTGAAAGATCCGGCGGGTTTTGCGAGCCTGGCGACGCAGGCCAAGGGCGCGCTGGCGTAG
- the infC gene encoding translation initiation factor IF-3 produces the protein MDKRFIRINDRIRAREIRVIDDEGQQLGIMPPYEAIRKAREKNLDLVEISPTAQPPVCRIMDYGKYLYQQEKKEREAKKHQKTITVKEVKFRINVDDHDYETKRNHVLRFLDEGDKVKATIFFRGREMTRTGLGRQILERLIKDVEPHSIVEFRPRQEGNTLHAILAPKKTEKEREKEKHKAEKAEKAAAQSAPSPSAPSAQVAKPAS, from the coding sequence ATCGATAAACGTTTTATTCGCATCAACGATCGCATTCGGGCGCGTGAAATCCGCGTGATTGACGACGAAGGGCAGCAACTGGGTATCATGCCGCCTTACGAAGCGATCAGGAAAGCCCGCGAAAAGAATCTGGACCTGGTTGAGATTTCGCCCACCGCGCAGCCTCCCGTGTGCCGCATTATGGACTACGGGAAGTATCTCTACCAACAGGAAAAGAAAGAGCGCGAAGCCAAGAAGCACCAGAAAACCATCACCGTAAAAGAGGTCAAGTTCCGCATTAATGTGGACGACCACGATTACGAGACCAAAAGGAATCACGTGCTGCGCTTTCTGGACGAAGGCGACAAGGTTAAGGCCACGATTTTTTTCCGCGGACGCGAGATGACGCGCACCGGGCTCGGCCGGCAGATTCTGGAGCGGCTGATTAAAGACGTCGAGCCGCACAGCATTGTGGAATTTCGTCCGCGGCAGGAAGGCAATACGCTGCACGCGATCCTGGCTCCGAAGAAAACGGAGAAGGAACGAGAGAAAGAGAAGCACAAAGCTGAGAAGGCGGAAAAGGCAGCGGCGCAAAGTGCTCCGAGCCCCAGCGCTCCGTCGGCGCAGGTCGCCAAGCCAGCGTCGTAG
- the pheS gene encoding phenylalanine--tRNA ligase subunit alpha, with product MTYTVPKLTDYSAAALEKASGECVAACGTEAAEVGNDADLKAFRDRWMARKNGFLTQINDLWLKGAPKEAKREAGIRVNELKARITELVEGAHVGGSGDLLAAERVDITLPGVRRPIGAEHPVMRTMHEIVGVFQKLGYSVAEGPVIETDYYNFEALNFPPNHPARDTQDTLFIAGQQSKPQRERLLLRTHTSPVQIRTMEKMRPPLRIVIPGTVHRNDPPDASHSPMFHQIEGLAVDTNITFGDLKGTLDHAMKALFGSSVKTHFRPSFFPFTEPSAELYVTCFICGGSGRRGADPCRPCKQTGWIEVLGCGMVDPNVFEFVKDNGYDPKKISGFAFGMGVDRLALLKYGVDDIQLFFQGDVRFLQQFG from the coding sequence GTGACATATACCGTTCCCAAACTCACCGACTATTCGGCGGCGGCGCTGGAGAAGGCTTCGGGCGAATGCGTTGCTGCGTGTGGGACTGAGGCGGCAGAGGTCGGTAATGATGCGGATCTGAAAGCGTTTCGCGATCGCTGGATGGCACGCAAGAACGGCTTCCTCACACAAATTAACGATTTGTGGCTGAAGGGCGCGCCGAAAGAGGCAAAGCGCGAGGCCGGAATTCGCGTGAATGAACTCAAGGCGCGAATTACAGAGCTAGTGGAGGGCGCGCACGTAGGCGGCAGCGGAGATTTGCTGGCGGCGGAGCGCGTGGACATCACGCTTCCCGGCGTGCGGCGGCCGATTGGCGCCGAGCATCCAGTGATGCGGACGATGCATGAAATTGTCGGCGTCTTTCAGAAGCTGGGATATTCCGTCGCGGAAGGCCCCGTCATTGAAACCGATTACTATAATTTCGAGGCGCTGAATTTTCCGCCGAACCATCCCGCGCGGGATACGCAGGACACTTTGTTCATCGCCGGGCAGCAGTCGAAGCCGCAACGCGAACGCCTGCTGCTGCGCACGCACACGTCTCCGGTGCAGATTCGCACGATGGAAAAGATGCGTCCGCCGCTTCGCATTGTGATTCCGGGGACGGTGCACCGCAACGATCCTCCCGATGCGAGTCATTCGCCGATGTTTCATCAGATCGAAGGGCTCGCCGTCGACACCAATATTACATTCGGAGATTTAAAGGGGACGCTCGATCACGCCATGAAGGCGCTGTTCGGATCGTCGGTGAAGACGCATTTTCGTCCCTCGTTCTTTCCATTCACCGAGCCGAGCGCGGAACTTTATGTCACGTGCTTCATTTGCGGCGGGAGCGGAAGGCGCGGGGCGGACCCGTGCCGTCCATGCAAGCAGACCGGATGGATTGAAGTGCTGGGATGCGGGATGGTTGATCCGAATGTGTTCGAGTTCGTGAAGGACAACGGATACGACCCGAAGAAGATTTCGGGATTCGCGTTCGGCATGGGCGTCGACCGGCTCGCGCTGCTGAAATATGGCGTGGATGATATTCAGCTGTTCTTTCAGGGGGACGTGAGGTTCTTGCAGCAGTTTGGGTAA